In Lolium rigidum isolate FL_2022 unplaced genomic scaffold, APGP_CSIRO_Lrig_0.1 contig_29825_1, whole genome shotgun sequence, a single genomic region encodes these proteins:
- the LOC124680844 gene encoding low temperature-induced protein lt101.2-like → MGSETFLEILLAILLPPLGVFLRFGIGVEFWICLLLTLLGYIPGIIYAVFVLVA, encoded by the exons ATGGGTTCGGAGACGTTTCTTGAGATCCTACTGGCCATCCTGCTGCCGCCGCTCGGCGTCTTCCTCCGCTTCGGCATCGGC GTAGAGTTCTGGATCTGCCTGCTGCTCACCCTGCTGGGCTACATCCCCGGCATCATCTACGCCGTCTTCGTCCTTGTTGCATAG